One genomic window of Haloferax mediterranei ATCC 33500 includes the following:
- a CDS encoding signal recognition particle protein Srp54 encodes MVLDNLGSSLRGSLDKLRGKSRLDEDDVQEIVKEIQRSLLSADVDVSLVMDLSDSIKTRALEEEPPGGTSARDHVLKIVYEELVGLIGESTDIPLESQTIMLAGLQGSGKTTTSAKMAWWFSKKGLRPAVIQTDTFRPGAYDQAKQMCERAEVDFYGDPDCDDPVQIARDGLEATEDAEVHIVDTAGRHALEDDLIAEIEEIESVVQPDLNMLVLDAAIGQGAKEQAQQFDESIGIGGVVITKLDGTAKGGGALTAVNETDSSIGFLGMGETVQDIERFEPNGFISRLLGMGDLKQLSERVERAMSETQAEDEDWDPEEMMQGSFTLKDMQKQMEAMNKMGPLDQVLDMIPGFGGGIKDQLPDDAMDVTKDRMRSFEVIMDSMTEEELENPRKVGASRVKRISQGSGQDEETIQELLEQHRMMEQTIKQFQSMGDGDMQRMMKKLQKQGGGGGGMGGLGGMGPF; translated from the coding sequence ATGGTACTCGATAATCTCGGGAGTTCTCTCCGCGGCAGTCTCGATAAGCTGCGGGGTAAGTCCCGCCTCGACGAGGACGACGTCCAGGAGATTGTCAAGGAGATACAGCGCTCCTTGCTCTCTGCGGACGTTGACGTGAGCCTCGTCATGGACCTCTCTGACTCCATCAAGACCCGTGCGCTCGAAGAAGAGCCGCCGGGTGGTACGAGCGCTCGCGACCACGTTCTGAAAATCGTCTACGAGGAACTCGTCGGTCTCATCGGCGAATCTACGGATATTCCGCTCGAATCGCAGACAATCATGCTCGCCGGTCTGCAAGGGTCGGGGAAGACGACCACTTCCGCCAAGATGGCGTGGTGGTTCTCGAAGAAAGGCCTTCGCCCGGCGGTCATCCAGACCGACACCTTCCGCCCCGGTGCGTACGACCAGGCCAAGCAGATGTGTGAGCGCGCCGAGGTCGACTTCTACGGCGACCCCGACTGCGACGACCCGGTCCAAATCGCCCGCGACGGCCTCGAAGCGACCGAAGACGCCGAGGTTCACATCGTGGACACGGCCGGTCGCCACGCCCTCGAAGACGACCTCATCGCCGAAATCGAGGAAATCGAATCGGTCGTCCAGCCCGACCTGAACATGCTCGTCCTCGACGCGGCAATCGGACAGGGTGCCAAAGAACAGGCCCAGCAGTTCGACGAGTCCATCGGCATCGGCGGCGTCGTCATCACCAAACTCGACGGGACGGCGAAGGGTGGCGGTGCGCTAACCGCCGTCAACGAGACGGATTCGTCCATCGGCTTCCTCGGCATGGGTGAGACCGTTCAGGACATCGAGCGCTTCGAGCCGAACGGCTTTATTTCCCGCCTGCTCGGCATGGGTGACCTGAAACAGCTCTCCGAGCGCGTCGAACGCGCCATGTCCGAGACCCAGGCCGAAGACGAGGACTGGGACCCCGAGGAGATGATGCAGGGGAGTTTCACCCTCAAGGACATGCAAAAGCAGATGGAGGCGATGAACAAGATGGGGCCGCTTGACCAGGTTCTCGACATGATTCCGGGCTTCGGCGGCGGAATCAAGGACCAACTTCCGGACGACGCGATGGACGTGACCAAAGACCGGATGCGGTCGTTCGAGGTCATCATGGACTCCATGACCGAAGAGGAACTGGAGAACCCCCGGAAGGTCGGTGCCTCCCGCGTCAAACGCATCTCGCAGGGGTCGGGACAGGACGAAGAGACGATTCAGGAACTCCTCGAACAGCACCGCATGATGGAACAGACCATCAAGCAGTTCCAGAGCATGGGCGATGGCGACATGCAGCGGATGATGAAGAAGCTCCAGAAGCAAGGTGGCGGCGGCGGTGGCATGGGTGGTCTCGGCGGTATGGGTCCGTTCTGA
- a CDS encoding magnesium transporter: protein MTVRDVAVEAYKEALPALAASLVGGLIAGVVLGGMRAELRAVPGLLVLVPALLATRGNVYGSLGARIATGLHQGLVEPHVTSGDKRLRAATTAALANGVLTSTFAAVVAFFLLSFLGSTVAPLSILVGIAIVAGLLSGIVLTVVVVTVVFAGYRRGRNPDTIVGPVVTTTGDVFGILFLLIAVRTVLAIAGVL, encoded by the coding sequence ATGACGGTGCGAGACGTTGCAGTCGAGGCCTATAAGGAAGCCTTGCCTGCACTCGCGGCGAGTCTCGTCGGGGGCCTCATCGCGGGCGTCGTTCTCGGCGGCATGCGCGCCGAACTTCGAGCAGTTCCGGGATTGCTCGTTCTCGTTCCCGCACTGCTCGCAACCCGCGGCAACGTCTACGGTTCGCTCGGTGCTCGCATCGCAACCGGACTCCATCAGGGTCTCGTCGAACCGCACGTAACCAGCGGTGACAAGCGGCTCCGCGCCGCCACCACGGCCGCCCTCGCAAACGGAGTGCTGACGAGCACCTTCGCCGCCGTAGTTGCGTTTTTCCTCCTTTCGTTCCTCGGCAGTACTGTCGCTCCACTCTCGATTCTCGTCGGCATCGCAATCGTCGCCGGATTGCTCTCGGGTATCGTTCTCACCGTCGTCGTCGTCACCGTCGTCTTCGCGGGCTATCGGCGGGGCCGAAATCCGGACACTATCGTCGGTCCCGTCGTGACGACGACCGGCGACGTGTTCGGTATCCTCTTTTTACTCATCGCGGTTAGAACCGTCCTCGCCATCGCGGGGGTGCTCTGA
- a CDS encoding magnesium transporter translates to MPTEWTVRAITRAMLPVLLVLTLVELGSGLVLGSFEAQLLQYPSLLVLVPVTIGTAGNLGSVLAARLSTSFHLGTLTFSPSDDELAGNAIATLALAVTMFPVIGAGAWLATLVVSGDPALTFATVIWVALLSGISLAILAILVTFTATYFAYQFGLDPDDVVIPVVTNVCDVLGVVVLFVVAQLFI, encoded by the coding sequence GTGCCCACCGAGTGGACCGTCCGCGCCATCACGCGAGCGATGCTTCCCGTCTTGCTCGTGCTCACGCTCGTCGAACTCGGAAGTGGTCTCGTCCTCGGAAGCTTCGAGGCGCAGTTGCTCCAGTATCCGTCGCTTCTCGTGCTCGTCCCGGTCACCATCGGAACAGCGGGCAACCTCGGAAGCGTTCTCGCAGCGCGACTCTCCACGTCGTTTCACCTCGGGACGCTCACGTTTTCGCCTAGTGACGACGAACTCGCCGGAAACGCCATCGCGACGCTCGCGCTCGCGGTAACCATGTTTCCCGTTATCGGTGCCGGCGCGTGGCTCGCGACACTCGTCGTCTCCGGCGACCCCGCGTTGACCTTCGCTACGGTCATCTGGGTCGCCCTGTTGAGCGGGATTTCGCTCGCCATCTTGGCTATTCTAGTGACGTTCACCGCGACCTACTTCGCCTATCAGTTCGGTCTCGACCCCGACGACGTCGTTATCCCTGTCGTCACCAACGTCTGCGACGTGTTGGGTGTCGTCGTTTTGTTCGTCGTGGCGCAGCTATTCATTTAG
- a CDS encoding RNA-binding domain-containing protein, with the protein MIYSVDVRIEAPVRDTEVTDRVGDAVENLFPGVELTHEPGKLVGETHELERFSERLHEQTILDTARREFAKRRDDEGFSFALKKQAAFKGVVNFSVGKPDELGDIEVHVTVRDPSVEELIDYIAPPTEDGRPIDPEDR; encoded by the coding sequence ATGATTTACAGCGTCGACGTTCGCATCGAGGCTCCCGTCCGCGACACCGAGGTAACAGACCGCGTCGGCGACGCCGTCGAGAACCTTTTCCCGGGCGTCGAACTCACGCACGAACCGGGAAAGCTCGTCGGCGAAACCCACGAATTAGAGCGCTTTTCCGAGCGCCTACACGAGCAGACCATCCTCGATACGGCCCGCCGGGAGTTCGCAAAACGCCGTGACGACGAGGGATTCTCGTTCGCACTAAAGAAACAGGCCGCGTTCAAGGGTGTGGTCAACTTCTCGGTCGGCAAGCCCGACGAACTCGGCGATATCGAAGTGCACGTAACCGTCCGCGACCCCTCCGTCGAGGAACTCATCGACTACATCGCGCCACCGACCGAAGACGGGCGGCCAATCGACCCCGAAGACCGCTGA
- a CDS encoding AAA family ATPase codes for MRVIGTVGLPGSGKGELADVAREAGIPVVTMGDIIREECRRRGLDPATDHGKIAKALREEEGDDAIAARSLPVIEEHLESNDVVLVDGLRSDVELDRFREAFGDEFVLVSVEAPFETRAERLLDRGRDASDTDVEALKQREARELDFGMGEAMDRADVVIENTGTLESYRETITRLFEDGPGAVTEADA; via the coding sequence ATGAGAGTCATCGGGACGGTCGGTTTGCCCGGAAGCGGCAAGGGCGAACTCGCCGACGTCGCCCGCGAAGCAGGCATCCCCGTCGTGACGATGGGCGACATCATCCGCGAGGAGTGTCGCCGCCGCGGTCTCGACCCCGCGACGGACCACGGGAAGATAGCGAAGGCCCTCCGCGAAGAGGAAGGCGACGACGCCATCGCGGCGCGCTCGCTGCCGGTCATCGAAGAGCATCTCGAATCGAACGACGTGGTGCTCGTCGATGGGCTTCGGTCGGACGTGGAACTCGACCGCTTCCGCGAGGCCTTCGGCGACGAGTTCGTCCTCGTGAGCGTCGAAGCACCGTTCGAGACGCGCGCCGAGCGCCTGCTCGACCGCGGGCGCGACGCGAGCGACACCGACGTCGAGGCACTGAAACAGCGCGAAGCGCGCGAACTCGACTTCGGGATGGGTGAAGCGATGGACCGCGCCGACGTGGTTATCGAGAACACCGGCACGCTGGAGTCGTACCGCGAGACAATCACCCGCCTGTTCGAAGACGGACCGGGGGCGGTCACGGAGGCCGACGCATGA
- a CDS encoding YccF domain-containing protein, with the protein MTQRTLVVRALWFVFVGWWATPAVVNVAWLLNATIIGIPLGVALVNLVPTVLTLKEPTARLEGEPARGQRSVLVRAVYFVFVGWWLGWLWANVAVLFTLTIIGLPVGIWMLHRLPAVTSLYRFDG; encoded by the coding sequence ATGACACAGCGGACTCTCGTCGTCCGAGCGCTTTGGTTCGTATTCGTTGGCTGGTGGGCAACCCCCGCCGTCGTCAACGTCGCGTGGCTCCTGAACGCGACCATCATCGGTATCCCTCTCGGTGTCGCGCTCGTCAACCTCGTTCCGACGGTGTTGACGCTGAAAGAGCCGACAGCGCGTCTGGAAGGCGAACCAGCACGGGGCCAGCGGTCCGTGCTCGTCCGCGCCGTCTACTTCGTCTTCGTCGGCTGGTGGCTCGGTTGGCTGTGGGCGAACGTGGCGGTCCTCTTCACGCTCACGATTATCGGACTCCCGGTCGGCATCTGGATGCTGCATCGGTTGCCCGCGGTCACGTCGTTGTATCGGTTTGATGGATAG
- the thsA gene encoding thermosome subunit alpha: MIILGEDSQRTSGQDAQSMNITAGKAVAEAVRTTLGPKGMDKMLVDSSGQVVVTNDGVTILKEMDIDHPAANMIVEVSETQETEVGDGTTTAVIIAGELLDQAEDLLESDVHATTIAQGYRQAAEKAKEVLEDNAIEVTEDDHETLQKIAATAMTGKGAESAKDLLAELVVDAVLAVKDDDSIDTDNVSIEKVVGGTINNSELVEGVIVDKERVDENMPFAVEDADIAILDDALEVRETEIDAEVNVTDPDQLQQFLDQEEKQLKEMVDQLVDVGADVVFVGDGIDDMAQHYLAKEGILAVRRAKSSDLKRLARATGGRVVSNLEDIEADDLGFAGSVGQKDIGGDERIFVEDVEDAKSVTLILRGGTEHVVDELERAIEDSLGVVRTTLEDGKVLPGGGAPETELSLTLREFADSVGGREQLAVEAFAEALDIIPRTLAENAGLDPIDSLVDLRSRHDGGEFAAGLDAYTGEVIDMEEEGVVEPLRVKTQAIESATEAAVMILRIDDVIAAGDLSGGQTGGDDDEGGAPAGGMGGMGGMGGMGGMGGAM; encoded by the coding sequence ATGATCATTCTGGGTGAAGACTCTCAGCGTACGTCCGGACAGGACGCACAGTCGATGAACATTACAGCCGGCAAGGCTGTCGCCGAGGCCGTACGCACCACGCTCGGCCCCAAGGGGATGGACAAGATGCTCGTCGATTCGTCGGGCCAGGTCGTCGTCACGAACGACGGCGTCACCATCCTCAAAGAGATGGACATCGACCACCCCGCGGCCAACATGATCGTCGAAGTCTCCGAGACGCAGGAGACCGAAGTCGGCGACGGCACGACGACGGCCGTCATCATCGCCGGCGAACTCCTCGACCAGGCCGAGGACCTCCTCGAATCCGACGTCCACGCGACGACCATCGCGCAGGGTTACCGTCAGGCCGCCGAGAAGGCCAAGGAAGTCCTCGAAGACAACGCTATCGAGGTCACCGAGGACGACCACGAAACCCTCCAGAAGATTGCCGCAACGGCGATGACCGGTAAGGGCGCGGAGTCCGCGAAGGACCTGCTCGCCGAACTCGTCGTCGACGCCGTGCTGGCCGTCAAGGACGACGACAGCATCGATACGGACAACGTCTCCATCGAGAAGGTCGTCGGCGGCACCATCAACAACTCCGAACTCGTCGAAGGCGTCATCGTCGACAAAGAGCGCGTCGACGAAAACATGCCCTTCGCCGTCGAGGACGCCGACATCGCCATCCTCGACGATGCACTCGAAGTCCGCGAGACCGAAATCGACGCCGAAGTCAACGTCACGGACCCCGACCAGCTTCAGCAGTTCCTCGACCAGGAAGAAAAACAGCTGAAAGAGATGGTCGACCAGCTCGTCGATGTCGGCGCCGACGTCGTCTTCGTCGGTGACGGTATCGACGACATGGCGCAGCACTACCTCGCGAAGGAAGGCATCCTCGCCGTCCGCCGCGCCAAGTCCTCCGACCTCAAGCGTCTCGCCCGCGCCACGGGCGGCCGCGTCGTCAGCAACCTCGAAGACATCGAAGCCGACGACCTCGGCTTCGCCGGCTCCGTCGGCCAGAAGGACATCGGCGGCGACGAGCGCATCTTCGTCGAAGATGTCGAAGACGCGAAGTCCGTCACGCTCATCCTCCGCGGCGGCACGGAACACGTCGTCGACGAACTCGAGCGCGCAATCGAGGACTCCCTCGGCGTCGTCCGCACGACGCTCGAAGACGGCAAGGTGCTCCCCGGTGGCGGTGCCCCCGAGACGGAACTTTCGCTCACCCTGCGCGAGTTCGCTGACTCCGTCGGCGGCCGCGAACAGCTCGCCGTCGAGGCATTCGCCGAAGCGCTGGACATCATCCCGCGCACCCTCGCCGAGAACGCTGGTCTCGACCCCATCGACTCCCTCGTCGACCTCCGCTCGCGTCACGACGGCGGCGAATTCGCCGCTGGTCTCGACGCCTACACGGGCGAAGTCATCGACATGGAAGAAGAGGGCGTCGTGGAGCCCCTCCGCGTCAAGACGCAGGCCATCGAGTCCGCGACCGAAGCCGCTGTCATGATTCTCCGCATCGACGACGTCATCGCTGCTGGCGACCTCTCCGGTGGCCAGACTGGTGGCGACGACGACGAAGGCGGCGCACCCGCTGGCGGTATGGGCGGCATGGGTGGCATGGGCGGTATGGGCGGCATGGGCGGTGCGATGTGA
- a CDS encoding NAD(P)H-hydrate epimerase: MTPTFKTERGRVVSAVTADQMREVDRVAVDTVSLGLLQMMEHAGRNLAEVARETVESTEGTETAENGRIVVLAGNGGNGGGGICAARHLANGGIDVTVVLDRADNELTGAAARQRRILAATDAAVVSGGHREIAHHLENTEVVVDAVVGYGLTGPLRGTAATLVESIPEDSRVVSLDVPSGIDATTGDSPGMVVAPDTILTLALPKTGLVGTEATAGDLLLADIGIPRGVYDRLDIDYTDPLDGARRVRLQPVDKPD; encoded by the coding sequence GTGACTCCGACGTTCAAAACAGAACGCGGGCGAGTCGTCTCCGCCGTCACCGCCGACCAGATGCGCGAGGTAGACCGCGTCGCGGTCGACACCGTCAGTCTCGGACTCCTCCAGATGATGGAACACGCCGGGCGGAACCTCGCAGAAGTCGCCCGCGAAACGGTCGAGAGCACCGAAGGTACCGAAACCGCCGAGAACGGTCGGATTGTCGTCCTCGCCGGAAACGGCGGGAACGGCGGCGGGGGTATCTGTGCCGCCCGCCATCTGGCAAACGGTGGTATCGACGTGACGGTCGTACTCGACAGAGCAGACAACGAGCTGACCGGCGCAGCAGCGCGGCAGCGACGTATTCTTGCAGCGACGGACGCGGCGGTCGTTTCTGGAGGACACAGAGAGATAGCACACCATCTCGAAAATACCGAGGTTGTCGTGGACGCGGTCGTCGGCTACGGACTCACCGGCCCACTCCGTGGGACGGCGGCGACGCTCGTCGAATCCATCCCGGAGGATAGTCGCGTTGTTTCGCTCGACGTTCCGTCCGGAATCGACGCAACGACCGGTGACTCGCCGGGTATGGTGGTTGCCCCCGACACGATACTCACGCTGGCGCTCCCGAAGACCGGATTAGTCGGGACGGAGGCGACTGCTGGCGACTTGCTCCTCGCCGACATCGGGATTCCTCGCGGCGTGTACGACCGACTCGATATCGACTACACTGACCCCCTCGACGGTGCACGTCGCGTTCGGCTGCAACCCGTTGATAAACCCGACTAA
- a CDS encoding KH domain-containing protein, translating into MQHVKVPQDRIGVLIGEGGSTLREIESRAEVRLDVDSENGSVAIDSVGDPVLGMVAPDVVRAVGRGFAPEDAMALLDDDMMMFELIEIDRHTRNKNDMRRQKGRLIGENGRTRELMEELTGADVVIYGSTLGIIGQPEEVEVVRRAVDMILDGAPHGAVYSFLERKHNDLTRGFNVRQNN; encoded by the coding sequence ATGCAGCACGTCAAGGTGCCGCAGGACCGTATCGGTGTTCTCATCGGCGAAGGTGGTTCGACGCTCCGAGAAATCGAGAGTCGTGCAGAAGTCCGACTCGACGTTGATTCCGAAAACGGCAGTGTCGCCATCGACAGCGTGGGCGACCCCGTTCTCGGGATGGTCGCACCCGATGTCGTTCGGGCCGTCGGCCGCGGATTCGCCCCTGAGGACGCAATGGCGCTCCTCGACGACGACATGATGATGTTCGAACTCATCGAAATCGACCGACACACGAGAAACAAAAACGACATGCGGCGACAGAAGGGCCGACTCATCGGCGAGAACGGTCGCACCCGCGAACTCATGGAAGAGTTGACCGGCGCGGACGTGGTCATCTACGGGTCGACGCTCGGCATCATCGGCCAACCCGAAGAGGTCGAAGTCGTCCGTCGCGCCGTCGATATGATTCTCGACGGTGCGCCACACGGCGCAGTGTACTCGTTCCTCGAACGCAAGCACAACGACCTGACTCGCGGCTTCAACGTTCGGCAGAACAACTGA
- the rio1 gene encoding serine/threonine-protein kinase Rio1, translating into MSDEFGMVEPQEGEAFGDEWEEIDVSDDEADRIARRKDRDFDEFRMRLKDADQFKVEQSVFDDATFAAIYKLVQDGHIAAFGGPISTGKEANVYEALGDDETDVAVKIYRINASDFRHMRDYLEGDPRFENIGHDKGQVVRAWVRKEFANLERAQRAGVRVPKPIAVQRNVLVMELVGLVEDRARRLSEVTVENPQTAYEVVREYMRRLHRAGLVHGDLSEYNLIIHEGELVVIDLGQAVTIHHPNAEEFLQRDCRNVANFFRRQGADADIDSLYEFVTADEDE; encoded by the coding sequence ATGAGTGACGAGTTCGGCATGGTCGAGCCCCAAGAGGGCGAGGCGTTCGGTGACGAGTGGGAGGAGATAGACGTCTCCGACGACGAAGCAGACCGCATCGCACGTCGAAAGGACCGCGACTTCGACGAGTTCAGGATGCGGCTGAAAGACGCCGACCAGTTCAAGGTCGAACAGTCGGTGTTCGACGATGCCACCTTTGCTGCCATCTACAAACTAGTCCAAGACGGCCACATCGCCGCGTTCGGCGGCCCGATTTCGACCGGGAAAGAGGCGAACGTCTACGAGGCGCTCGGCGACGACGAAACCGACGTCGCGGTCAAGATTTACCGCATCAACGCCTCGGACTTCCGCCACATGCGCGACTACCTCGAAGGAGACCCGCGGTTCGAAAACATCGGCCACGACAAAGGGCAGGTCGTCCGCGCGTGGGTCAGAAAGGAGTTCGCCAACCTCGAACGTGCCCAACGCGCCGGTGTCCGAGTTCCGAAACCAATCGCTGTCCAGCGGAACGTCCTCGTCATGGAACTCGTCGGGTTGGTCGAAGACCGGGCGCGTCGCCTCTCCGAAGTAACCGTCGAGAACCCGCAGACAGCCTACGAGGTCGTCCGTGAGTACATGCGTCGCCTCCACCGGGCCGGACTCGTCCACGGCGACCTCTCGGAGTACAATCTCATCATCCACGAGGGCGAACTCGTCGTCATCGACCTCGGACAGGCCGTCACGATTCACCATCCGAACGCCGAGGAGTTCCTCCAGCGTGACTGCCGCAACGTGGCCAACTTCTTCCGACGGCAGGGCGCTGACGCCGACATCGACTCGCTGTACGAGTTCGTCACCGCCGACGAGGACGAGTGA
- the eif1A gene encoding translation initiation factor eIF-1A, which translates to MSDDENERRRDLRMPNDDEVFAVVTNMLGANRIRVRCADGVERTARIPGRMQKRIWIREDDVVLVEPWDWQDEKADVTWRYEKSEADQLRREGHIQ; encoded by the coding sequence ATGAGCGACGACGAGAACGAGCGCCGCCGAGATCTCCGAATGCCGAACGACGACGAAGTGTTCGCCGTCGTGACCAACATGCTCGGTGCCAATCGTATCCGCGTCCGCTGTGCCGACGGCGTCGAGCGGACCGCTCGCATTCCCGGCCGAATGCAGAAACGGATCTGGATTCGAGAAGACGACGTAGTCCTCGTCGAGCCGTGGGACTGGCAAGACGAGAAAGCCGACGTAACGTGGCGCTACGAGAAGTCCGAAGCGGACCAACTCCGCCGCGAAGGCCATATCCAGTAA
- a CDS encoding DUF7470 family protein, which produces MLDKLGTKGIVGIICLLVGIGIVAYQQPIVAAGLAFVVAGLGLVASGLAEGVMKMFGMA; this is translated from the coding sequence ATGCTCGATAAACTTGGAACGAAGGGAATCGTTGGAATCATCTGTCTGCTCGTCGGTATCGGCATCGTCGCGTATCAACAGCCAATCGTCGCGGCCGGTCTCGCGTTTGTCGTCGCCGGACTGGGTCTCGTCGCTAGCGGTCTCGCCGAGGGCGTGATGAAGATGTTCGGCATGGCCTGA
- a CDS encoding tyrosine--tRNA ligase, producing the protein MDAYDLITRNASEVVTEDEVRALADNPEGKRAYVGYEPSGVLHIGHMLGANKLIDLQEAGFEVVVLLADVHAYLNDKGTFEEIRETAEQMKEQFIAYGLDESQTEFVLGSEFQLDESYVLDLHALELETTLARAERAMAEIKSGDSVTVSQAVYPLMQALDIVYLDIDLAIGGMEQRKVHMLARDTLPSINEDSPTCLHTPLIAELGTGVGKMSSSKGITISMQDSTEDIEEKINDAYCPPTADPEPTDDGEARENPVLQIFEYHVFPRFERVVVERPDEYGGNLDYDDYESLEADLESGELHPADAKGALADYLDELIAPGREKISE; encoded by the coding sequence ATGGACGCATACGACCTGATCACTCGGAACGCCTCCGAAGTGGTCACGGAGGACGAAGTGCGCGCGCTGGCCGACAACCCCGAGGGCAAGCGAGCGTACGTGGGCTACGAGCCCTCCGGTGTCCTCCACATCGGTCATATGCTCGGCGCCAACAAGCTCATCGACCTCCAAGAGGCGGGCTTCGAGGTAGTCGTGCTGTTGGCCGACGTACACGCCTACCTCAACGACAAGGGTACATTCGAAGAGATTCGCGAGACGGCCGAGCAGATGAAAGAGCAGTTCATCGCCTACGGCCTCGACGAGAGCCAAACCGAGTTCGTCCTCGGGTCGGAGTTCCAACTCGACGAGAGCTACGTGCTCGACCTGCACGCGCTCGAACTGGAGACGACCCTCGCGCGCGCCGAACGCGCCATGGCCGAAATCAAAAGCGGGGACAGCGTCACGGTCTCGCAGGCGGTCTACCCCCTCATGCAGGCGCTCGACATCGTCTACCTCGACATCGACCTCGCCATTGGCGGGATGGAACAGCGCAAGGTCCACATGCTCGCCCGCGATACGCTGCCGAGCATCAACGAGGACTCGCCGACCTGTCTGCACACGCCCCTTATCGCCGAACTGGGAACTGGCGTCGGTAAGATGTCGTCGTCGAAGGGAATCACCATCTCGATGCAGGACTCGACGGAGGATATCGAGGAGAAGATCAACGACGCCTACTGCCCGCCGACGGCGGACCCAGAGCCGACGGACGACGGTGAAGCGCGCGAGAATCCCGTCCTCCAAATCTTCGAGTACCACGTCTTCCCGCGCTTCGAGCGCGTCGTGGTCGAGCGCCCCGACGAGTACGGCGGGAACCTCGACTACGACGACTACGAGTCGCTGGAGGCGGACCTCGAATCCGGCGAACTCCACCCGGCCGACGCGAAGGGCGCGCTCGCGGACTACCTCGACGAACTCATCGCGCCGGGTCGCGAGAAGATTTCCGAGTAG
- a CDS encoding PLDc N-terminal domain-containing protein, whose amino-acid sequence MSDSGTRTRAPILIFAALIFAVFGLLAAMWASVRGGDFLPYILGFVVYFLAFHIYLPYRVHKDATFKGRNATFWAAVAFFVPLLGPVLYFVIGGLTGGDDVAG is encoded by the coding sequence ATGTCCGACTCCGGAACTCGAACACGTGCGCCGATACTCATCTTCGCCGCGCTCATCTTCGCCGTTTTCGGCCTGCTGGCAGCCATGTGGGCCTCGGTTAGGGGTGGCGACTTCCTCCCGTATATTCTCGGCTTCGTCGTCTACTTCCTCGCGTTCCACATTTACCTGCCGTACCGGGTCCACAAGGATGCGACATTCAAAGGGCGGAACGCGACGTTCTGGGCGGCCGTCGCATTCTTCGTGCCACTTCTCGGTCCAGTGCTGTACTTCGTCATCGGTGGTCTCACCGGCGGCGACGACGTTGCAGGATAA